One part of the Rickettsia akari str. Hartford genome encodes these proteins:
- a CDS encoding SURF1 family protein, translating to MKTNFLVLITFMILVSLGFWQLSRLKEKKLFLASMQANLTLPAINLAEIQDNLPYHKVKITGQFLPNKDIYLYGRRSMSSEKDGYYLVTPFKTIEDKVILVARGWFSNRNKNIITQATNDQPHEIIGVTMPSEKTRIYLPANDIKNKVWLTLDLKEASQTLELNLENFYIITEGQDISNLDILLPLSINDLAAIRNDHLEYALTWFGLAISLIVIYMIYQRRYMAVDVIPRLDRWIQKNN from the coding sequence ATGAAAACAAATTTCCTTGTACTGATCACCTTTATGATACTCGTCTCTTTGGGCTTTTGGCAGCTTAGTCGATTAAAAGAAAAGAAGTTATTCTTAGCTTCGATGCAAGCTAATCTAACCTTACCAGCAATTAATTTAGCAGAAATTCAAGACAATTTACCTTATCACAAAGTAAAAATTACCGGTCAATTTTTACCTAATAAAGACATATATTTATATGGTAGAAGGTCAATGTCGAGTGAAAAAGACGGCTATTATTTAGTTACTCCTTTTAAAACAATAGAAGATAAAGTTATTTTAGTAGCACGAGGTTGGTTCAGTAATCGCAATAAAAATATTATTACCCAAGCGACCAACGATCAGCCACATGAGATTATCGGTGTTACTATGCCGTCTGAAAAAACTCGTATCTACTTACCTGCTAACGATATAAAAAATAAGGTGTGGCTAACTTTAGATTTAAAAGAAGCCTCTCAAACCTTAGAATTAAATCTAGAGAATTTTTATATTATCACGGAAGGACAAGATATTAGCAATCTAGATATTTTATTACCACTTTCGATAAATGATTTAGCAGCAATCAGAAATGACCATTTAGAATATGCCTTAACTTGGTTCGGTCTTGCTATTTCTTTAATCGTAATATATATGATTTATCAGCGTCGTTATATGGCCGTGGATGTCATCCCACGACTTGATCGCTGGATCCAGAAAAATAATTAA